From the genome of Candidatus Zixiibacteriota bacterium, one region includes:
- a CDS encoding phosphatidylglycerophosphatase A — MATLFFTGYSPVVPGTCGSLLIFILVWLFVPQSFYFLGGIAILVFFVSLWSGTGAEKVFGKDNRKIVIDEGCGMLVSFLFLPKRFFLYILAFVIFRGLDIIKPPPARDCEKLEGGLGITLDDVVAGIYTNLIMQVLIILKVL, encoded by the coding sequence CTGGCCACCCTTTTTTTTACTGGCTATTCACCGGTTGTACCCGGTACCTGCGGTAGCCTTTTAATCTTTATTCTGGTCTGGCTCTTTGTACCCCAGAGTTTTTATTTCCTCGGCGGAATTGCTATTCTGGTATTCTTTGTCAGCCTTTGGTCTGGAACCGGGGCAGAAAAGGTTTTTGGCAAGGATAACAGAAAAATTGTAATCGATGAAGGATGCGGGATGCTGGTCTCTTTTTTATTTTTGCCAAAGAGGTTTTTTTTGTATATATTAGCTTTTGTCATTTTCAGGGGTTTAGACATTATCAAACCACCGCCAGCCAGGGACTGTGAAAAACTTGAAGGCGGGCTGGGAATAACTTTAGATGATGTGGTGGCTGGGATTTACACCAATCTTATTATGCAGGTTCTAATCATCTTAAA
- the pgsA gene encoding CDP-diacylglycerol--glycerol-3-phosphate 3-phosphatidyltransferase codes for MNLPNKLTLARILLSPVFMVFFLVDNVYSRYFATLIFLFAALTDLYDGYIARKYGVVTGFGKFMDPLADKILVSTAFISFVALGYVKAWMILVIIVREFFITGLRSLAAYKGMVIMPTILAQVKTFSQMLVISIILIFTNLKTTLLPLGYDWSIFTSPQVFRLFDLLVFISMLLTLGTGIDYLVKNIPLLKGVLK; via the coding sequence ATGAATTTGCCAAATAAACTCACCTTAGCCCGGATACTGCTCTCCCCGGTCTTTATGGTCTTTTTTCTGGTGGATAACGTCTATTCTCGTTATTTTGCTACTCTCATATTCCTATTTGCGGCTTTAACTGATCTTTATGACGGGTATATAGCCAGAAAGTACGGGGTGGTTACCGGTTTTGGAAAATTTATGGACCCTTTAGCTGATAAAATTTTAGTATCAACTGCCTTCATCTCTTTTGTGGCTTTGGGTTATGTCAAAGCCTGGATGATTTTGGTTATAATCGTGAGGGAGTTTTTCATCACCGGCTTAAGGAGTTTAGCGGCTTATAAAGGGATGGTGATTATGCCCACCATTTTGGCTCAGGTGAAGACTTTTTCCCAGATGTTAGTCATCAGTATAATTTTAATCTTCACCAACCTGAAGACCACTCTTCTTCCCTTAGGTTACGACTGGAGCATTTTCACCAGCCCTCAGGTTTTCAGGCTTTTTGATCTCTTAGTTTTTATAAGCATGCTCCTGACCCTGGGAACCGGTATAGACTACCTGGTGAAGAACATACCTCTGCTCAAGGGGGTGTTAAAATAG